CTGTTTATTAAATCAAGCTGCGTAGCAGCTTAGCGATCGCGCGGACAAGACATAAATTCCTCCTTGATGGGTCTGTGGAACAGGCATCTTGCCTGTTCATTAGGGTTTCAGGTGTTGCAGGAATATCTGTCAATGTGAACCCTTCACTTCGTTTGAGAGCCAGCGTAGGGAAGAATTTTTACTATCCCTCCAGACCCCACAGAGATCCTTCACTTCGTTCAGGATGACAGCTATCAGACCTTGTTCTGGATGAAAATTATCGATTGGTGTCAGTCCTGTTCCTGACATCCTAATGAACAACAGGCAAGATGCCTGTTCCACGGAGTTGCTGTTTATAATCGGGTGTAGTTTAGGAAATTATGCAGGGTTTTCACCTCACTTGAGAATCTAGGGTTTCAAACTGACTATCAGAAGGGCGATCGCTCGTTTTACGCTTTTTAGTGAAATTTGTTATAAAAATTCATATCTGGGGTGTTGACTGTTGACTGTTAACAGACAACCGCCAACTGACAACAAATTTTCCAATTTTGCATAAAACTGAACCCCGAAACGCCATAGATAGAATGAAAGCGAATCAGAAGTTAGTACCCGAACATGAACTTCCAGCAGAGGAATGAGGAAGATGAACGGTTAAAAAGCCTAGCATTGGAAGCTCAAACCTATCCGGTTTCGAGTCCCCAACGAAAGCAAACTTTAACCCGTTTATTAATAGAAATTCAAGCATCTGGTCGGTTGTCTCGTCCCCGTCGTGGGGAATTTTTACCAGGGATTTATGAAGAAATCTATGCGATCGCATTACAACGACTTTGGCTTGATGTTTGTACCCATATTGATAAATATGATTCCACCAGAGCACCTGTGATTCGATGGGTTAACTTTTTATTAGAAACCCGTTGGATCAATCAAGCTATTCGAGAAGTGTTCGGAGAAAATCAACGAATTGTACAACACCTTGAGGAAAATCAACTTAACTTAACACCCGTAGAATCTGAACAATGTTTATCTGAATTAGTTTTAGAATATATTGAATCAGATCCTCAACAACAATTTAAAAATCACTGTGTTCGGGGTCATCCATCCGCTAATTTTAAAACTCTCGTTAAACGACGATTAGCCGGACAAAGCTGGGAAGATATTTCTGAAGAATTAGGGTTAAAAATACCAACCCTATCTAGTTTTTACAAACGAGCTATTCAAAAGTTTGCTGTTGAAATTAAACAGAATGTAGAAAACTAATCCCTTAATCGTTCAACCCTATTCACCCTAAAATTATAACTTATGAATTCTCCCTTAACAATTCCCTTAACTCTTAAAGACCGTGATCTTGCTCAACGCTTTAAAAATCAGCAACCCAACCCTCAAAAAGCTGACCAAGTATATTCTCAAACCTTAGCGGTTTTAGCGGTAGATTATTACTGTCAATGGCTAGGAATCGAAACTGATTTAGATTCCGATGACAGTTGGAATCCGATTGTTAAACTTTTATCTAATTCTGCCGATTTAACTCTAAAAAACATCGGAAAAATAGAATGTTTACCCCTATTACCCGGAAATAACCGTGTTAAAGTTCCTGTAGAAGCCTTAGCCGATAGAATCGGATATATTGTTGTGCAACTCAGCGATGATTTTCGACAAGGGAATTTATTAGGATTTGTACCTTCTGTTTCCTCTGGAGAGTTGAAAATAGAAGAATTGCGATCGCTTTTAGAATGGATTAATTATTTAGAGACTTTTAAGGAAAAACCAATTTTAACCCAGTGGTTAAAAGGTATCTTTACTGCGAGTTGGGAAGGGGTAGAAATGATAGAATCGATGTTAGAGTCTATCCCACAAAAACCCGCTTTTAACTTCAGAAGTCATTTAACTCATTTATCCTCTTCTCCTGGGATAAAACGTGGTAAATTATTCAATTTAGAACGCAATGGGGAAGAAGTTGCTTTATTTATTAAATTAAATCCCGTAACTTCATCAGAAATTGATATTTCTGTTCAATTATCTTCCTTTGAACAACTCAATTTACCTCAAGATTTACAAATGATGGTTCTCGATGAAACAGGAAAAACCGTTATGCAATCTGAAGCCAGAGGAAGCGAAAACTTACAATTTAATTTTAGAGGAGAACAAGGAGAAGCATTTAGTGTTAAGATTGTTTTAGGAGAGGTGAGTATTATCCAAGATTTTGTGGTTTAATAGAAATGGGTTTCGGGTTTTAAGGTTTAGGTAGATGGAGGAAGTTAAAAGTTATCGTGATTTAAGGGTTTGGAATCGAGCCATGGATTTAGTAATAGAGTGTTATCGCTATTATGGCTAAAATTGCTATTTTCAAGTTGAAGGGAGATTGGGATATTCAGGGTTTTGAAGTTACCCTGGAAATCAGGGAAAATACGGGTCATCTCGTTTTAGAAAAACAAGGTTATCTTCCCCCCAATTCTGAATTATTCCAACAGTTACAAAACCATTGGAATGAAAAATATCGCAGTTTAGGTTCCCCGGCTAGAATTAAACCCCAAAGTATTATTCTCCAAGGTTCAATTCATCAACGAATTAAAGCTTGTAAAACTTCTGCGGATGAATTGCGATCGCATCTCAAAACTTGGCTTGATTGTGACACATTTCGTCCCTTAGATCAACGACTTCGAGAAGAATGTCAACGAAATGAAGAAATTCGGGTATTAATTCGCACTTCAGATCTGACGTTAAAAAAACTACCCTTACATTTGTGGGATTTTTTTGAAAGTTATTCCAATGCTGAATTAGCGATTAGTCCCTTAGAATTAGAACCCCTGGCTGGAAATCAAATATTTCGCCCTGGCTCTCGATTGAAGATTTTAGCCATTTTAGGTCATCAAGACGGAATTAATATAGAAGCTGATTTAAAACTTTTGCAAAGTTTACCCCAGACAGAAGTTACATTTTTAGCCGAACCGAAAAAACATGAAATAAATGATCAACTGTGGGGACAAGCTTGGGATATTATCTTTTTTGCCGGACATAGTGGAACCGAAGGAGAAACCGGACGAATTTATATTAATCCGCAAGACAGTATCCCAATTGAAGAGTTATGGTATGGCTTAAAAAAAGCTGTTCAACGAGGATTAAAACTAGCGATTTTTAATTCCTGTGATGGCTTGGGATTAGCTGAAAAACTCGACGATTTGAATATTCCCCAAATGATTGTTATGCGGGAATTAGTGCCAGATTTAGTTGCCCAAGCTTTTTTGAAGTATTTCCTCCTGGCAATGACCAAAGGAGAATCCTTATATTGTGCAGTTCGAGAAGCACGGCAACGGTTACAGGATGAGTTTGAAGACAAGTTTCCCTGTGCAAGTTGGTTGCCTGTCATTTATCAGCATCCCGCCTATTTTCCTGAACTTTTCCAATATCCCCTTCAAAAGCAATTTTCTTTTTCAAAACAGGCAAAAGTCGCTTTACTTTTATTAACTTTAGGAGGGTTTAGTTGGTTTATGGTTAGACCGCCACTTGCTAAAACCTTACATAATCAATGGTGGGATTTTTATCAATCTGGTCAATTATCCTTAGTACAAATGACGCTCAAATTCGCTTTAATTTTAGAGCCTAATAATCGCGCCACCTGTTATACTTTAGGAAAGCTTTGTGAGTCGGTTCAAGACCTAGAATGTGCTCGAAAACACTTTCAATTTGCTGCCCAGGAAGGTTTGCCTGCTGCCTATAGTGATTTAGCTCGATTGATGATAGTTAAAGACTATGATTATAATCAAAGTGCTCATTTAAGTCAGTTAGGACTTAAATGGGTTGACGATGAGGATCAACAGGTGCGTTATTCCTTGTTAAAAAATCTAGGTTGGGCGCGGTGGAAACAGGGGCGCGATAGTGAAGCTTTAAACATTTTAGAAACCGCTAAGAAACTGAACCCTCAGCGCGCTGCCGCCTATTGTTTGATAGCCCAGGTTAAAGATGAACGGGGAGACAGGTTAGGAGCTTTGCCGTTTTGGAAAAGCTGTTTAAACTTAGCTCAACCGGATCTCCCTGATGATGACTCCTGGGTTGGGTTAGCTCAAAAACGGTTAGAAACTAACCAACCTCTCCTTAGTGAGGGCATGGAATAATTCGACCGTCTGTATCTTTACATTGGGAGGTTTGAGAGGCGTTATTCTTTTGAGAAGAGGTTTGAGCGATCGCCAAAGAATGCTGCATGAACAAGATGGATGTCAGCAACAAGACGGTTACAGGTTTCCATTGCATAAACTCGGATCTCCTAATCTGAGTGAGGAAAAGCGAGTAGGCCTACTGCATTTGGATAATTCTTATATTTGTTAATCCGATTGAGTTGAAGAAATTATGCACAACAAAGTTGACATATAGATCAACTTAAAGCCAATGGTTTAAAACTAACCTTTTGTGATCAAAGAAAATAGTAAAATAATCAGGTAGATAGGTATTCCTAAGATCAAAACAATAATTAGCAAGGATAAGCTCAAATTAAAAATAATCATGAGAATCCCTAAACAAAACCCCATAATTTGACCGATTAAAGCCAGAAAAGTTGATAATAAATCAATTTCTCGTTTGAGGAGACGAGACAATAAAGGAGAGATTATATCCGAAAGAATCCGCACAGGAATATAGGCAAGAAATATAGGCAAGCGAATGATATAAAAAATCACCTTGAGGACAGCCACTATAATTCTGAAGCCATCCAAAACTAAATTTTTAGGAAATTTTAAGCGCCATTTTAAGCGCAAGTATAGAAAAACACAAACTTTAATTAAGGAAACCAGAGAAACTGCCACAATAAGTTTTGGTTCTAAGTAATATAAAGCAGGTTTTCTGTGCCAAGCTCGATAAAATTTAGGATAACTTACATGATCTGCACAGTACCAGAGCAAATCAGAAAGTTGTTCAAATTTATAAGAAGATTCACTATAAATTTCTACAACACTAGGATAAAATACAGTAAAAATAACTCTTTCAAATTGTGTTCCTTTCAGTGTTGACTTAAAGATTTTTATAATTTGACGGATATCCTGATCACTATGATATTTGATTAAATCAATTAAAACTTCTACGGTTTGAGGTAGACCAGGCATCACTTCTCCTAATGTTTTCGCAGCCCAAATTCGTTGTTGAGGATTCGGATTAGTTTGCATAAATTCAATTAGAGTGTCTTTTAAATATTTTCTTTTGATCGGATCTTGGATTTCTGAAATTCGTTTAGCCAAGGAGAGAAAATAATCGCTAGCATCCGTACTATAATAATCCTTCTCAATTGTATAGTGAAGATTTATTAACGTATCTAATGCTGTTATATTCCCAGGATCGATTGACAATATAGTTTTAGCAGTTTTCAAGCGAAATACTTCATCAGGACTTTTCAGTAATGGAGTTAAGATGGGTAATAGATTGGAATTTTGATCGGCTATCTCACCTATTTTTTCCATAGAAAAAGCAGTTAACCAATGTTGAAATTGTAAATCTTCAATTTTATGATCTGAGAAATAATAACTGTAATTTTTATGGTTTATTTTTAGGCAATTTAATTCATTAAAGATATACGCTAATCCGATATTCATAATGTCGATTAAAGTTTGCAAAGCCATTGGATGATTAGGACATATTTTTCCTAGACTGTGAGCCGCATATAAGCGAAATCGCTGTGATTCAAAAGTGGGTTGAGTAAATGGGGTTAAAATTAATTCAAGCAAAGTTTGTACCGCTTTAGGATGTTGGGGGGAAACTTGACCTAAAGCTTCAGCAAAATTGATTTTCCATAACCCATCCGACCAACATAACAAGTCCTTATCGAATAAAGTGGTTTGCTCAATATCCTCTAAATCAATGGTAATTTTATCGATGCGATCGCTTAACACTTGAATTAAATCTGGATGATCTGAATCTGTAGCAATTTTGAGGATTAAATCAAGTAACCTCCGCATAGTTTCACCATTTTTAGTGGTTGCGATACATTCACTAATTTTCTTAAAAAGCTGAGGGTTATCTTGACCGAAATATTCTAAAACTTTAATCGCTTTTTGACCAATATCATCTGCATAAAAATAATTAATTAAAGGATGATTAAGTTGAATTAAATCCGTTAATGTTGTAATCGCTTCAGGGAGTTTAGGATTAACTTTAAATAAATTAATAGCTGCACATAACCGAATATATTGATGTTGATCTTGAGTTGTATTCAATAAGACTTTGAGTTTATCTACTACTTTGGAAATACTCACTGAGCCTAAATGAGCTTCAAAAATTTTATAAATTTCCACATCATAATAATTAGAATAATCATAGACATGATAGAGATTTTCCACTAACTTATCAAATCCTGTTAATAAATCATGTTCTTTTTCGGCGATAATAGCTAGTGTTAAAGCTTCTTGATCCCGAATGTAATTTGATGTATTTTTATTATTAATTAATTCTTTTAAATATTCAATTGCATCTTGATTCCCTTTAGCGATAGACCATAGCTGCTCAAAGGCATAATATCGAATTTGGGGATCAGTTTGGATTAATTTTAAGTAAATATTAATGCTAGTTTGTTTTTCAATCCCAAGGGTTTGAAGTGCATAAGCTATATTGAATAACGTCCAAATATAATCAGGAGGCACTTTCTGACTTAGCTCTAGCAAAAATTCTTTAGCTGTTTTTCCATCTGTTTTTAATAAAGCCTCATAAGCTCTGTCTCCAATCGGCCGTTTATAGACAACCCAACAATCTTGATCCGGGTTATAATCAATTAAACTAATGGGAATGACTTTTTTTAAGATAGCTTTGGCAAGTTTTTCATTACATTGTTTGAATTCTGCTAAACTAACCACAGCAATAAATCTAGCTTTTAGCTGATAAAAATTATCACATCGATCCTCAAAACTTAATAAGGCTTCTAAAAAATTTTCCTTAATCCAATCAGGAACATCTTTACGCCCTAACCATAATAATATAACTTCTTGCCATTGAGGTTCAAATATACGGTAAATTCCATAGGCAGGATCAAGGTTTAAAACGTGATCATGATTTAAAAAATATTTCCAATCTTTGTTAGAAATTGCTTGGGCTGCAAAGTATTCATGAAAAGTCGGATGGGAGAACGCATAAACAGGTTCCTGAGAACTGAATTCATTAGATCCAACTGGGTTCAGCCATCCCAACTTCAAAGCAAGCGGTAAATCTCCAGCAAGGGTTGACCAAGCCATCAAATGGGAAATACGAAAGGGAGAAACAGACTGGTTCCAACCCATTTTTTCCAACATTTTAAAAAGTCTTTTATTTTTTTCCGGTGATCTTCGGTTAACAATTTCAATCCAAGGTCGAGATAAGAAAGGAATTGTTTTATCAAAAGTTTGTTGAGCCAGTTTAGCCAATTTTCTATTTAACAACTGAATTTTACTCGATGTCAGGGGAAAAGATTGATATTTCCATTGATAGATAGCTTCAACAAATTGGCTATAAAGTTCTGATTTTGTTTCTGGTAGAATTCCCTTTTGCTCCCAAACTAAGCAGAGTAACGAAAGCTGTAAAGGATTTTGAGCGAGGTCTTTAATTCGATTGAATCCGGGTTCATCTAAAGCAAAACGTAAGGCAAAACCTTTTTCTTTTTGGCTTGCGAACCAACGTAAAATAAAAGATTTAACCTGATCGTAAGGTTGATCATAGCTTAATTCAAGATGGCGATAAATATCAAAATTTTGTAGGGATGTTTTATTGGCTGCCCAAATATTGAAACGACAAGTGAGTATAATCCTAGCTTGTGAAATCCAAGAAGAATTTAAAATTTGTTGATAAATTTCCCCTAAAGAGTTTCCTGAATAAGCTGGAGTTTCATCGGCTCCATCTAATAAAAGCCAAACTCTTTTTTCTCGAAATAGGTGTTCTAAGTTTTCAGCCGTTATCTCATCAGAACTTTTTGTAAGATCTTTAACTCGTTCTAGCCAAGTTTTTTTGAGATATTTTTCCAAATTTTGTTTTGCATTTAAGTCGGCTAAAGAAATCCAGATTACTAAAGATGAGTTTAGCTGAAGATCCCAGGTGATTGAGTTTGCAATTCGTTGTAAGAGTAAAGTTTTTCCAACTCCAGGTTCTCCAATAATCGCAATTTTAGAACCTTTACTTTTAGGGGTTTTTCCTTGTTTGATCACTTGCTTTAAAAAATGAAAATATTGAAGTTTTTGGGTAATTATATATTCTGAAAGCGAATATTTTTGCTGATTTTCATCAGTTTTAAGTTGTTCAAACAATCCCAAAGTAGGTTCAATATAAATATCTTCTACTTCCCATCCTTTATAACTGCGATTTTTTGATTCGCTCTTAGCGTCCGTTTCAACTTCTACATTTGCAGGGAGAGGTAAAGTTCCTTGAACAAACATATTAACTTTTAGTCGTTTCAGCGCATCTAAAACTAACATTGTACAGCAGCAACTTTCCCAAGTTGGAGTGACATTCAAATTGTTTAATAAGTCTTGCCAATTTAGACAAGGATCAATAGGATTTTGGCAGATAATTGGTAGCCAACTGGCATAGGGATAATCATTTTCTAAATCTTCTAAACTTTTTCTTGCCAACTTAACAGAAGTATAGAGGGATTCTTGATTGTGAGCAAAATGAACTAGAAAATTTTCTAAAAATTTGTGTGCTACTGGATCGGGAATTGGCTTTCGCATCACAATAACCTGAGGAATTTGTAGGTCTGCGAGTCCTTGAGCTAAACCTAAACCGTCACAGGAGTTGAATATAGCAAGTCTTAAACCTAAAGCAATAGCAGACCGTAAAGCTGACCTTAACTCAGGAATTGTTAAGCTATCTTCAGAGTTAATATCAATTCGTCCATCTTGATTCCAATCAGTATTACTGTGACCTGCAAAAAATAGAATATCCCAGCCTTTTTCATCCCAAAGTTTTTCATAGATTTCTTGACGAGTTAGGGTGGATTGGTTGGGTTTATTTTCATCTAACCCTAAAAATACAATTTCTGCTTGTTCGGGTGGTAAAGCTTTTAAAGCTTGCCAATCTGGTGAAATATCAATTCGACTACGATCACCCAAAATTGCCAAAATTCTAATTTTATGTCTCAGATTTAACCAACTTCTTTTTCTCGAAGGATAAGGAGT
The Planktothrix sp. FACHB-1365 DNA segment above includes these coding regions:
- a CDS encoding CHAT domain-containing protein; translated protein: MAKIAIFKLKGDWDIQGFEVTLEIRENTGHLVLEKQGYLPPNSELFQQLQNHWNEKYRSLGSPARIKPQSIILQGSIHQRIKACKTSADELRSHLKTWLDCDTFRPLDQRLREECQRNEEIRVLIRTSDLTLKKLPLHLWDFFESYSNAELAISPLELEPLAGNQIFRPGSRLKILAILGHQDGINIEADLKLLQSLPQTEVTFLAEPKKHEINDQLWGQAWDIIFFAGHSGTEGETGRIYINPQDSIPIEELWYGLKKAVQRGLKLAIFNSCDGLGLAEKLDDLNIPQMIVMRELVPDLVAQAFLKYFLLAMTKGESLYCAVREARQRLQDEFEDKFPCASWLPVIYQHPAYFPELFQYPLQKQFSFSKQAKVALLLLTLGGFSWFMVRPPLAKTLHNQWWDFYQSGQLSLVQMTLKFALILEPNNRATCYTLGKLCESVQDLECARKHFQFAAQEGLPAAYSDLARLMIVKDYDYNQSAHLSQLGLKWVDDEDQQVRYSLLKNLGWARWKQGRDSEALNILETAKKLNPQRAAAYCLIAQVKDERGDRLGALPFWKSCLNLAQPDLPDDDSWVGLAQKRLETNQPLLSEGME
- a CDS encoding NACHT domain-containing protein codes for the protein MNNITVLNFKDGNFNKGFTVTLLFGDKTDSEISAFLPRSLQMFQSFQEWWESSDRKRSSRLTEKPGAKTSTEKKQEDEQKKQEIRAKATNLQDSLNRWLNSESFHPIHQKLTEILHANTEVQLFIQTDNQQLQQLPWHSWNILNSYPKIEVSLSFPTPYPSRKRSWLNLRHKIRILAILGDRSRIDISPDWQALKALPPEQAEIVFLGLDENKPNQSTLTRQEIYEKLWDEKGWDILFFAGHSNTDWNQDGRIDINSEDSLTIPELRSALRSAIALGLRLAIFNSCDGLGLAQGLADLQIPQVIVMRKPIPDPVAHKFLENFLVHFAHNQESLYTSVKLARKSLEDLENDYPYASWLPIICQNPIDPCLNWQDLLNNLNVTPTWESCCCTMLVLDALKRLKVNMFVQGTLPLPANVEVETDAKSESKNRSYKGWEVEDIYIEPTLGLFEQLKTDENQQKYSLSEYIITQKLQYFHFLKQVIKQGKTPKSKGSKIAIIGEPGVGKTLLLQRIANSITWDLQLNSSLVIWISLADLNAKQNLEKYLKKTWLERVKDLTKSSDEITAENLEHLFREKRVWLLLDGADETPAYSGNSLGEIYQQILNSSWISQARIILTCRFNIWAANKTSLQNFDIYRHLELSYDQPYDQVKSFILRWFASQKEKGFALRFALDEPGFNRIKDLAQNPLQLSLLCLVWEQKGILPETKSELYSQFVEAIYQWKYQSFPLTSSKIQLLNRKLAKLAQQTFDKTIPFLSRPWIEIVNRRSPEKNKRLFKMLEKMGWNQSVSPFRISHLMAWSTLAGDLPLALKLGWLNPVGSNEFSSQEPVYAFSHPTFHEYFAAQAISNKDWKYFLNHDHVLNLDPAYGIYRIFEPQWQEVILLWLGRKDVPDWIKENFLEALLSFEDRCDNFYQLKARFIAVVSLAEFKQCNEKLAKAILKKVIPISLIDYNPDQDCWVVYKRPIGDRAYEALLKTDGKTAKEFLLELSQKVPPDYIWTLFNIAYALQTLGIEKQTSINIYLKLIQTDPQIRYYAFEQLWSIAKGNQDAIEYLKELINNKNTSNYIRDQEALTLAIIAEKEHDLLTGFDKLVENLYHVYDYSNYYDVEIYKIFEAHLGSVSISKVVDKLKVLLNTTQDQHQYIRLCAAINLFKVNPKLPEAITTLTDLIQLNHPLINYFYADDIGQKAIKVLEYFGQDNPQLFKKISECIATTKNGETMRRLLDLILKIATDSDHPDLIQVLSDRIDKITIDLEDIEQTTLFDKDLLCWSDGLWKINFAEALGQVSPQHPKAVQTLLELILTPFTQPTFESQRFRLYAAHSLGKICPNHPMALQTLIDIMNIGLAYIFNELNCLKINHKNYSYYFSDHKIEDLQFQHWLTAFSMEKIGEIADQNSNLLPILTPLLKSPDEVFRLKTAKTILSIDPGNITALDTLINLHYTIEKDYYSTDASDYFLSLAKRISEIQDPIKRKYLKDTLIEFMQTNPNPQQRIWAAKTLGEVMPGLPQTVEVLIDLIKYHSDQDIRQIIKIFKSTLKGTQFERVIFTVFYPSVVEIYSESSYKFEQLSDLLWYCADHVSYPKFYRAWHRKPALYYLEPKLIVAVSLVSLIKVCVFLYLRLKWRLKFPKNLVLDGFRIIVAVLKVIFYIIRLPIFLAYIPVRILSDIISPLLSRLLKREIDLLSTFLALIGQIMGFCLGILMIIFNLSLSLLIIVLILGIPIYLIILLFSLITKG
- a CDS encoding sigma-70 family RNA polymerase sigma factor, encoding MNFQQRNEEDERLKSLALEAQTYPVSSPQRKQTLTRLLIEIQASGRLSRPRRGEFLPGIYEEIYAIALQRLWLDVCTHIDKYDSTRAPVIRWVNFLLETRWINQAIREVFGENQRIVQHLEENQLNLTPVESEQCLSELVLEYIESDPQQQFKNHCVRGHPSANFKTLVKRRLAGQSWEDISEELGLKIPTLSSFYKRAIQKFAVEIKQNVEN
- a CDS encoding DUF1822 family protein, whose amino-acid sequence is MNSPLTIPLTLKDRDLAQRFKNQQPNPQKADQVYSQTLAVLAVDYYCQWLGIETDLDSDDSWNPIVKLLSNSADLTLKNIGKIECLPLLPGNNRVKVPVEALADRIGYIVVQLSDDFRQGNLLGFVPSVSSGELKIEELRSLLEWINYLETFKEKPILTQWLKGIFTASWEGVEMIESMLESIPQKPAFNFRSHLTHLSSSPGIKRGKLFNLERNGEEVALFIKLNPVTSSEIDISVQLSSFEQLNLPQDLQMMVLDETGKTVMQSEARGSENLQFNFRGEQGEAFSVKIVLGEVSIIQDFVV